In Synechococcus sp. PCC 6312, one genomic interval encodes:
- a CDS encoding CHASE2 domain-containing protein, whose product MSHVTQRLSPADWGQLLSGLVVLLATVISTGLIVGVRGLGGLESLELAAYDRLMQLRPEPVPDPRILVVGITEADIQAQKTWPLPDQVYAELLAKLLVAQPRAIGLDIYRDLPLPPGHTQLNQIFQDSDRIFAVTKIGDETHPTINAPSGLSPQQVGFNDVIVDAGGIVRRNILFLGGESGTLFSFSLRLALRYLQDEQIRPQANPRNSQEMQLGQTIFVALQPNSSAYVQADTQGYQVMLNYRGNNAAITWVSLGDVLAGRFDPSLIRNRVVLIGTLAESGKDFFYTPFSSALQDEQRMPGVVIHAQMVSQFLDAGAGKKATFWYWSWPVELVWIALWAGLGSLLAWGFRQPWLIGFGAVLSLGSLFGIAYGLFLHLGWIPLVPPALAFIISGASVITYTAQQAQQQRQMVMRLLGQSTSPEIAATLWQRRNELLQDGRLPGQKLVATLLFTDLKGFSTISETMAPEDLLPWLNDYLEKVADIVQAHQGVINKFTGDGIMAVFGVPIPRTTEAEIAQDAKNAVDCALALGESLGELNQAWSRQGLPQVGMRIGIFTGPIVAGSLGSKTRLEYGVIGDSVNTASRLESVDKHRHPTPCRILIAAETLAYVPDRYQVEAWGALELKGKEHKIQVYLVQGHRHPQSRPGLVSTPNAQGHIN is encoded by the coding sequence TTGTCCCATGTTACTCAACGCCTTTCTCCGGCGGATTGGGGACAACTGCTGTCTGGTCTGGTGGTGCTACTGGCAACGGTGATTTCAACTGGATTGATCGTGGGAGTCCGGGGCCTGGGCGGTTTGGAGTCTTTGGAGTTGGCTGCCTATGACCGGCTGATGCAACTGCGCCCTGAGCCTGTGCCTGACCCTCGCATTCTTGTCGTTGGCATTACAGAAGCCGATATTCAAGCCCAAAAAACCTGGCCCTTACCGGATCAAGTTTATGCCGAGCTATTAGCGAAATTACTAGTTGCCCAACCCCGAGCGATTGGCTTAGATATTTATCGAGATCTTCCCCTCCCCCCAGGCCACACTCAACTCAACCAAATTTTCCAAGACTCCGACCGAATTTTTGCCGTCACAAAAATTGGTGATGAAACCCATCCCACCATCAACGCCCCCAGCGGCCTATCCCCCCAACAAGTGGGCTTTAATGATGTGATTGTGGATGCAGGCGGCATTGTCCGGCGGAATATCTTGTTCTTGGGAGGTGAATCGGGAACTTTATTTTCCTTTTCACTCCGGTTAGCCTTGCGCTATCTCCAAGATGAACAAATTCGCCCCCAGGCCAACCCCCGTAACTCCCAAGAAATGCAACTGGGGCAAACCATTTTTGTAGCACTCCAACCTAACTCCAGTGCCTATGTCCAGGCCGATACTCAGGGCTACCAAGTCATGCTCAACTATCGGGGGAATAATGCGGCGATCACTTGGGTCTCTCTGGGGGATGTCTTGGCAGGGCGGTTTGATCCCAGCTTGATCCGGAACCGCGTGGTTTTAATTGGGACATTGGCTGAGAGCGGGAAAGACTTTTTTTACACCCCCTTTAGTTCTGCCCTACAGGATGAGCAACGGATGCCTGGGGTCGTGATTCATGCCCAAATGGTCAGTCAATTTCTCGATGCCGGAGCCGGAAAAAAAGCTACGTTTTGGTATTGGTCATGGCCGGTTGAGCTAGTCTGGATTGCTCTTTGGGCCGGTTTGGGGTCACTCCTGGCCTGGGGATTTCGACAACCGTGGTTGATTGGATTTGGGGCCGTCCTCAGTTTAGGGAGTTTGTTTGGGATTGCCTATGGGCTGTTTTTGCACTTGGGCTGGATTCCCCTTGTTCCCCCGGCCTTAGCTTTTATCATTTCTGGGGCCAGCGTGATTACCTACACCGCCCAACAGGCCCAGCAACAACGGCAAATGGTGATGCGACTCTTGGGGCAAAGTACTTCTCCTGAAATTGCGGCAACGCTTTGGCAACGGCGAAATGAACTCCTCCAAGATGGTCGCTTACCGGGGCAAAAACTGGTGGCCACCTTGCTATTTACAGATCTCAAAGGCTTTAGTACCATTTCCGAGACCATGGCCCCAGAAGACCTCTTACCTTGGCTGAATGACTATCTGGAAAAAGTTGCGGATATTGTCCAGGCCCATCAAGGGGTGATTAATAAATTTACCGGTGATGGAATTATGGCTGTGTTTGGGGTCCCGATTCCCCGTACCACCGAGGCTGAGATTGCCCAGGATGCAAAAAACGCGGTGGATTGTGCCTTGGCTTTGGGGGAATCCTTAGGGGAATTAAACCAGGCCTGGAGCCGTCAAGGGCTACCCCAAGTGGGAATGCGGATCGGAATTTTTACTGGGCCCATTGTGGCGGGCAGTTTGGGGAGTAAAACCCGCTTGGAATATGGCGTAATTGGGGATAGTGTGAATACCGCCTCTCGTTTGGAAAGTGTGGATAAACATCGCCATCCTACCCCGTGTCGGATTTTAATTGCGGCTGAAACCTTGGCCTATGTCCCGGATCGCTATCAAGTCGAGGCCTGGGGAGCATTGGAACTTAAAGGTAAGGAACATAAAATTCAGGTCTATCTGGTTCAAGGGCATCGCCACCCCCAATCCAGGCCTGGTTTAGTAAGCACCCCAAATGCGCAAGGACATATCAATTGA
- the yqeK gene encoding bis(5'-nucleosyl)-tetraphosphatase (symmetrical) YqeK produces MVAMSVSSSSQMLDRQQVLAWLKQHVPASRQQHILRVEEMAQALAHQHNLDTEKAAQAGLLHDLAKYFPPEKLLKMAEVGRLEITDVDRADPHLLHADVSVLVAQQEFQVTDAEILSAVADHTLGRPGMGLLSCVVFLADSLEPGRGNSPELNALRKLAETDLYQAVWQTCDCTLQHLINHQRLIHPRMIATRNWALQLSPGPKNKSKS; encoded by the coding sequence ATGGTTGCGATGTCTGTATCCTCCTCAAGCCAAATGTTAGATCGGCAGCAGGTCTTGGCCTGGCTGAAGCAGCACGTTCCAGCCTCGCGCCAACAGCACATTTTACGGGTTGAGGAGATGGCCCAGGCCCTGGCCCATCAGCATAATTTAGATACCGAGAAAGCAGCCCAGGCCGGGTTACTCCATGATTTAGCTAAATATTTCCCCCCTGAAAAACTCCTCAAGATGGCAGAAGTTGGTCGTTTAGAGATCACGGATGTGGATCGGGCCGATCCTCATCTCCTCCATGCGGATGTCAGTGTCTTGGTTGCTCAACAGGAATTTCAGGTGACGGATGCGGAGATTTTATCAGCGGTGGCGGACCATACCCTAGGGCGGCCGGGCATGGGTTTGCTCAGTTGTGTGGTTTTTTTAGCCGATAGCTTGGAACCTGGCCGGGGGAATAGCCCAGAACTTAACGCTTTACGCAAACTTGCCGAAACCGACCTCTATCAGGCTGTCTGGCAAACTTGTGATTGTACCCTCCAACATCTGATCAACCATCAACGTCTGATTCATCCCCGGATGATTGCGACCCGAAATTGGGCCCTGCAACTCTCGCCAGGCCCCAAGAACAAATCAAAATCTTAA
- the rsfS gene encoding ribosome silencing factor, which yields MRLNNLATAPAYPPDSVLDLAYAVAEAADDRKAVDIQILAVGNVSYLADYFVIASGHSKTQVRAIAQAITAATELHYQRLPGRTEGLSDCTWILLDYGDVIAHILLPKEREYYNLEAFWGHAEVIPFPPVGAQQS from the coding sequence TTGCGTTTGAATAACTTAGCTACTGCCCCTGCCTATCCCCCGGATTCAGTCCTTGACTTGGCCTATGCGGTGGCCGAAGCGGCGGATGATCGCAAAGCCGTTGACATTCAAATTCTGGCCGTGGGCAATGTCTCTTATTTAGCTGACTACTTTGTGATTGCTTCGGGTCACTCTAAAACCCAAGTGCGGGCCATTGCCCAGGCCATCACCGCTGCGACAGAACTCCACTATCAACGCCTACCAGGCCGCACGGAAGGATTATCTGACTGTACCTGGATTTTGTTGGACTACGGGGATGTGATTGCCCACATTTTGCTACCGAAAGAGCGGGAATATTACAACCTTGAGGCCTTCTGGGGCCATGCTGAGGTGATTCCCTTTCCCCCTGTCGGAGCGCAGCAAAGCTAA
- a CDS encoding serine/threonine-protein kinase has protein sequence MSYCYNPACTNPANPDDAPLCQACGTNLLLHSRYRCTKILGRGGFGTTFLADDMVLPGKPNCVIKQLRPAASAPHILEMARQLFQREATTLGKVGNHPQVPRLLDYFELEPEFYLVQEYVSGLTLQQEVKRNGPMSEGQVRQVMLEVLPILDYLHKIEVIHRDIKPANLIRREIDGKLILIDFGAVKDQVSQAMMANPQDYTAFTAFAVGTPGYAPPEQMAMRPVYASNIYALGVTCIYLLTSKSPKDLGYDNTTGEFIWRSRVNISNDLQNVLEKMTEVSIKHRYQTAQDVLQDLQLVQKRLDLQQFSSPSSADSDISQGLAAGPLHSRHQPNAKPTAGPQSTGSLPTTVSPTTRHAANAARSQQARAGLQPNYSRFTPPSVRPPNRVGGVGQGSLSQVSRENTLQSEGGRLSLQALVAAYNRGERDFSESRLDNIVLRKANLSDARFVQAFLQKADLRGCVMMNVDFGRANLGGANLRDCDLRASYFVNADLQGANLQGANLRETSMTNANLRGANLQNADLTGSNITPNQIAQARTNWFTIHPNGKRGIGI, from the coding sequence ATGAGTTACTGCTACAACCCTGCCTGCACAAATCCAGCTAACCCTGATGATGCACCCCTTTGCCAGGCCTGTGGAACAAACCTTCTTCTTCATAGTCGCTATCGCTGTACTAAAATTCTTGGTCGGGGGGGATTTGGGACAACCTTTTTAGCGGATGATATGGTTCTCCCTGGCAAGCCCAACTGTGTCATTAAGCAACTCCGCCCCGCTGCCTCTGCTCCCCACATTTTAGAAATGGCCCGGCAACTCTTTCAACGAGAAGCCACCACCCTGGGTAAGGTTGGTAATCACCCTCAAGTTCCGCGCCTGTTGGATTATTTTGAACTGGAGCCAGAGTTTTATCTAGTCCAAGAATATGTCAGTGGTCTCACTCTCCAACAAGAAGTCAAACGCAACGGACCCATGTCTGAAGGGCAAGTCCGACAAGTGATGTTAGAGGTATTACCAATCCTCGACTACCTCCACAAAATCGAAGTTATCCATCGCGATATTAAACCCGCCAACCTCATCCGGCGCGAGATTGATGGCAAATTGATCTTGATTGACTTTGGGGCTGTTAAGGATCAAGTCAGCCAGGCCATGATGGCAAACCCCCAGGACTACACAGCCTTTACGGCCTTTGCGGTGGGAACCCCTGGTTATGCGCCGCCAGAACAAATGGCTATGCGCCCTGTCTATGCCAGTAATATTTATGCCCTAGGCGTAACTTGTATTTACCTGCTCACCAGCAAATCTCCCAAGGATCTGGGTTATGACAACACCACGGGGGAATTTATCTGGCGCAGTCGGGTCAACATCAGTAATGACTTGCAGAACGTGCTCGAGAAAATGACGGAAGTGTCCATCAAACATCGCTATCAAACCGCTCAAGATGTTCTCCAGGATTTGCAATTAGTCCAAAAGCGACTCGATCTGCAACAATTTTCCAGTCCATCATCTGCAGATAGCGACATCAGTCAAGGCCTGGCAGCTGGGCCACTCCACTCCCGCCATCAGCCCAATGCAAAACCAACAGCCGGCCCGCAATCTACTGGCAGTTTGCCCACAACTGTTTCTCCCACAACCCGTCATGCTGCCAATGCCGCTCGCTCTCAACAGGCCCGAGCTGGTCTGCAACCCAATTACTCACGCTTCACCCCCCCATCAGTGAGGCCGCCCAATCGCGTTGGTGGTGTCGGACAGGGTTCCCTCAGTCAGGTCAGTCGTGAAAATACTCTCCAAAGCGAAGGTGGTCGCCTTTCTCTCCAGGCCTTGGTCGCTGCTTATAACCGGGGTGAACGAGACTTTTCTGAATCTCGGCTTGACAATATTGTTTTGCGTAAGGCTAATCTATCCGATGCCCGCTTTGTCCAGGCCTTTCTGCAAAAAGCGGATCTACGGGGGTGTGTGATGATGAATGTGGACTTCGGGCGGGCCAACTTGGGGGGAGCAAATTTACGGGATTGTGACTTGCGGGCCTCGTATTTTGTCAATGCTGACCTGCAAGGGGCTAATTTACAAGGGGCTAACCTGCGGGAAACCAGCATGACCAATGCCAACTTGCGGGGAGCGAATCTCCAAAACGCAGATTTGACAGGTTCCAATATCACGCCCAATCAAATTGCCCAGGCTCGCACAAACTGGTTTACGATTCATCCCAATGGAAAACGAGGCATCGGTATCTAG
- the rplI gene encoding 50S ribosomal protein L9 has translation MAKRMQLVLNENIYKLGKVGSIVEVAPGYARNYLLPRGLAQPATPGALKQVARLQEQERQRFAELKLVAVQQKATLETIGTFSIAMPAGEKDALFGSVTHQDVADAIKAIAQETVDKREITMPDIRKLGSHTAEIKLHPEVTATITVLVVPE, from the coding sequence ATGGCCAAACGGATGCAGTTGGTGCTGAATGAAAATATTTACAAACTGGGTAAGGTCGGCTCCATTGTCGAAGTTGCTCCCGGATATGCCCGGAATTATTTACTCCCTCGGGGTCTGGCCCAACCCGCCACTCCTGGGGCCCTAAAACAAGTGGCCCGGCTGCAAGAACAAGAGCGGCAACGCTTTGCTGAGTTAAAACTCGTGGCTGTGCAACAAAAAGCGACCTTAGAGACCATTGGCACATTCTCGATTGCGATGCCGGCTGGGGAAAAAGATGCCCTGTTTGGCAGCGTTACCCACCAAGATGTGGCCGATGCCATTAAAGCCATTGCCCAGGAAACTGTGGATAAGCGGGAAATTACCATGCCTGACATTCGCAAGTTGGGGAGTCACACGGCTGAAATTAAACTCCATCCTGAAGTCACAGCTACGATTACGGTTTTGGTTGTGCCTGAATAA
- a CDS encoding acetate/propionate family kinase codes for MGLLAFGVENEFVNILVLNAGSSSQKCCLYHLPKDAPWPGKPIPPLWSGYGDWGHYDDQAELTVQSYPEGSGEAGVSLAWSLAEPSPAKVIQALIATLWSGPTAVIASVQDITSVGHRVVHGGPTYTRPERITPTIKAEIQAAIPFAPLHNPANLNGMTVMAELLGPTVPQVAVFDTAFHRQMPPVAKIYPLPYALFEQGIQRYGFHGISHAYVSHQASLILNHDFHDLALITCHLGNGCSLAAVKNGRCVDTTMGFTPTAGLMMGTRCGDLDPGILVYLARQGYSATALDELINRQSGLVGVSGISSDLREVLAAIAIGNSQAQLAYDLYIYHLQAKISSLIPALGRLDALVFTAGVGENSPQVRRDVCHGLTWLGLDLNETLNDQQPRDQDIAMTHSHIRVLVIHTQEDWAIAQACWENLTRT; via the coding sequence ATGGGGTTGCTTGCCTTTGGGGTTGAGAATGAATTTGTGAATATCCTAGTCCTCAATGCTGGCTCTAGTAGTCAGAAATGTTGCCTTTACCACCTTCCTAAAGATGCACCTTGGCCAGGAAAACCGATTCCCCCCCTTTGGTCTGGCTATGGTGATTGGGGCCATTATGACGATCAGGCGGAATTAACGGTTCAGTCCTACCCGGAGGGATCTGGAGAAGCTGGGGTTAGTCTGGCCTGGAGTTTAGCGGAACCCTCCCCAGCCAAGGTTATCCAGGCCCTCATTGCCACCCTTTGGTCAGGCCCAACCGCCGTTATTGCCTCTGTGCAAGATATTACTAGTGTGGGGCATCGCGTCGTTCATGGTGGCCCCACCTATACCCGCCCAGAGCGTATTACTCCAACCATCAAAGCGGAAATTCAGGCCGCCATTCCCTTTGCCCCTCTCCACAATCCAGCCAATCTCAACGGAATGACGGTCATGGCGGAACTCTTAGGCCCAACAGTCCCCCAAGTTGCGGTATTTGATACGGCGTTTCATCGGCAGATGCCCCCAGTCGCCAAAATCTATCCCCTCCCCTATGCCCTTTTTGAACAGGGGATTCAACGCTATGGGTTTCATGGCATCAGTCACGCCTATGTCAGCCACCAGGCCAGCCTCATTCTCAACCATGATTTCCATGATCTTGCCCTGATTACCTGTCACTTGGGCAATGGCTGTTCCCTGGCAGCAGTTAAAAATGGCCGCTGTGTGGATACGACCATGGGGTTTACGCCAACGGCCGGGTTAATGATGGGGACGCGCTGTGGAGACTTAGACCCAGGAATCTTAGTTTATTTGGCGCGCCAAGGCTATTCCGCCACGGCCTTAGATGAGTTGATTAATCGTCAGTCAGGCCTGGTGGGCGTGTCTGGGATCAGTAGCGATCTCCGAGAGGTGTTGGCCGCCATCGCAATTGGGAATTCCCAGGCCCAACTGGCCTATGACCTGTATATTTATCACCTGCAAGCAAAAATTTCCAGTTTAATTCCAGCTCTGGGCCGCTTAGATGCCTTAGTCTTTACGGCTGGTGTGGGTGAAAATTCTCCCCAAGTGCGGCGAGATGTTTGTCATGGCCTGACCTGGTTGGGATTAGACCTCAATGAAACCCTCAATGACCAACAACCCCGTGATCAGGATATTGCTATGACTCATTCTCATATCCGGGTGCTAGTGATCCATACCCAAGAGGATTGGGCCATTGCCCAGGCCTGTTGGGAGAATCTAACAAGGACATAA
- the dnaB gene encoding replicative DNA helicase, whose amino-acid sequence MVQEPSFRPDFSPIPPQNLEAEESILGGILLDPEAISRIADLLPVDAFYLSAHRDIYRAALTLHARGSPTDLLCLTAWLQDQGLLEKVGGQNKLAELVDRTVSAVNIDQYAGLVKDKYLRRKLIQSANDIAQAAYDTSTRLDTILDQAEQQIFSVTQDRVQQGLVATEEILASAFAELEQRSIGNILPGLSCNFYDLDNLTQGFQRSDLVIIAGRPSMGKTAISLQIAKRIAEIHKLGVAVFSLEMSKEQLIQRLLASEARIDSNYLRAGRISQHQWEPLSRAIGTLSQLSIYIDDSPNPSLGEIRSNARRLQAEHPGGLGLILVDYLQLMGSDDGNEGRVQELSKITRSLKGLARELNVPVIALSQLSRGVEARQNKRPLMSDLRESGSIEQDADLVILLYRDEYYNPDTPDRGVCELILAKHRNGPVGTVKLLFDPQFTRFENLARDR is encoded by the coding sequence ATGGTACAGGAACCCAGTTTCCGTCCCGATTTTTCGCCCATTCCGCCCCAGAACCTCGAAGCTGAGGAGTCTATTTTGGGGGGAATTTTGCTGGATCCAGAGGCGATTAGTCGGATTGCGGACTTGTTGCCTGTGGATGCCTTTTATCTGAGCGCGCATCGAGATATTTACCGAGCGGCCCTAACCCTCCACGCGCGGGGCAGTCCTACGGATTTACTCTGTCTGACGGCCTGGTTGCAGGATCAGGGCTTACTGGAAAAAGTGGGTGGGCAAAATAAACTGGCAGAATTGGTGGATCGGACTGTTAGTGCCGTCAATATTGATCAATATGCTGGCCTGGTTAAAGATAAATATCTCCGCCGCAAGCTGATCCAATCTGCCAACGATATTGCCCAGGCTGCCTATGACACCTCTACTCGTCTGGATACGATTTTGGATCAGGCCGAGCAGCAGATTTTTAGTGTCACCCAAGATCGCGTCCAGCAGGGGCTAGTGGCCACTGAAGAAATTCTTGCCAGTGCCTTTGCGGAATTAGAACAACGCTCGATTGGTAATATTCTTCCTGGCCTATCCTGTAATTTTTATGACCTCGATAACTTAACCCAAGGCTTTCAACGCTCGGATTTGGTGATTATTGCTGGGCGGCCGTCGATGGGCAAAACGGCGATTTCCCTCCAAATTGCCAAGCGAATTGCTGAAATTCATAAATTAGGGGTCGCGGTTTTCAGTTTGGAAATGTCTAAGGAGCAACTCATTCAACGGCTCTTGGCTAGTGAAGCCCGCATTGACAGTAACTATTTACGGGCCGGGCGGATCAGCCAACATCAATGGGAACCCCTGAGTCGCGCTATTGGCACTCTTTCCCAGCTTTCAATCTATATAGACGATTCGCCTAATCCCAGTTTGGGAGAAATTCGCTCTAATGCCCGCCGCCTCCAAGCTGAACATCCAGGGGGCCTGGGGTTGATTCTGGTGGATTATTTACAACTGATGGGCAGTGATGACGGCAATGAAGGGCGCGTCCAGGAGTTATCAAAAATTACCCGTTCCCTCAAGGGCCTGGCCCGGGAGTTGAATGTGCCTGTGATTGCCCTATCCCAGTTAAGTCGGGGTGTGGAAGCACGGCAAAACAAACGTCCGTTGATGTCAGATCTACGCGAATCAGGCTCAATCGAACAAGATGCTGACTTGGTCATACTACTATATCGCGATGAATACTATAACCCTGACACACCAGATCGAGGGGTTTGTGAGTTGATTTTGGCTAAACACCGCAACGGCCCGGTTGGTACAGTCAAGCTACTCTTTGATCCCCAATTTACTCGCTTTGAAAATCTAGCCCGAGATCGCTAA
- the nblS gene encoding two-component system sensor histidine kinase NblS has protein sequence MTPPQLDPNQIAEPEIIPSWQNQITRWWSEFKIQTRLLVAVTLIVSVMTSAVTFWAVNSIQQEARLNDTRYGRDLGILLAADVAPLVAQGDYSLVAEFSQEFYSRSSSIRYMLYADSDGDIYYGIPYTAPPVNSALALRRRMQLPPSYAQSKEPLVRQHATPDGTVADVFVPLVYQEKYLGVLAIGINPNPTIVASAALTRNVTVAVFVAIWVMVILGGVFNALTITQPIKELVLGVKKIAAGDFKQRIDLPFGGELGELISSFNEMAERLEVYEEHNIEELTAQKAKLETLVSTIADGAILLDPQMRIILVNPAAQRLFNWEGMSVLGGNALYYLPAAVTERLTCPLFQAASGESEGGEFRVTLREPNQRTLRILLAAVLDGRDTPKGIAITVQDITRETELNEAKSQFISNVSHELRTPLFNIKSIIETIQEFGNNLSVESQQEFLMTANQETDRLTRLVNDVLDLARLESGRSYQFEAIDLSQAIEQTLRTYQLNAQNKGISLVKESTPDLPLIRGNYDLLLQVFTNLVGNALKFTPEGGKVTIRAYHLHPQADLAGQAVRIEVADTGMGIAPEDQPKIFERFVRVENRVHTLEGTGLGLCIVNDIVQKHESQVHVISEVGVGSTFWFDLPVHIPETLDVMLAEAATAKA, from the coding sequence GTGACCCCTCCCCAGCTTGATCCCAATCAGATAGCCGAACCAGAAATTATTCCCTCCTGGCAAAACCAGATTACACGCTGGTGGTCGGAGTTTAAGATTCAAACCCGTCTCCTGGTAGCCGTTACGCTAATTGTTTCGGTAATGACCAGTGCGGTCACCTTCTGGGCGGTCAACAGTATTCAACAAGAAGCCCGGCTCAACGATACCCGCTACGGTCGCGACTTAGGGATTCTCTTGGCTGCTGATGTGGCCCCCCTGGTTGCCCAAGGAGACTACTCTCTGGTAGCAGAGTTTTCTCAGGAGTTCTACAGTCGTAGCTCAAGTATTCGTTATATGCTCTATGCCGACAGTGATGGGGATATCTACTACGGCATACCCTATACGGCCCCACCCGTAAATAGCGCCCTCGCATTACGGCGGCGGATGCAACTGCCCCCTAGCTATGCCCAGAGTAAAGAACCCCTAGTTCGACAGCACGCGACCCCCGATGGCACAGTTGCTGATGTCTTTGTCCCCTTGGTCTATCAAGAAAAGTACTTGGGGGTGTTGGCCATTGGTATCAATCCTAATCCCACCATAGTCGCATCAGCCGCCTTGACTCGAAATGTAACCGTGGCTGTCTTTGTGGCAATTTGGGTGATGGTGATTTTAGGGGGTGTCTTTAATGCCTTGACCATTACCCAACCCATTAAGGAACTGGTGCTAGGGGTCAAGAAAATTGCGGCTGGAGACTTTAAGCAACGAATTGATTTGCCCTTTGGGGGTGAATTGGGGGAATTAATTTCTAGTTTTAATGAGATGGCGGAACGCTTAGAGGTCTATGAAGAACACAACATTGAGGAACTGACGGCCCAAAAAGCAAAATTAGAAACCCTGGTATCCACCATTGCCGATGGCGCAATTCTACTGGATCCCCAAATGCGGATTATTTTGGTGAATCCGGCCGCACAGCGGTTATTTAACTGGGAAGGGATGTCTGTCCTCGGGGGCAATGCCCTTTACTATTTACCTGCTGCCGTCACAGAACGGTTAACTTGTCCCCTGTTCCAGGCCGCTAGTGGGGAAAGTGAGGGGGGAGAATTCCGGGTCACACTGCGCGAACCCAATCAGCGCACCCTACGAATTTTATTGGCAGCAGTCTTAGATGGTCGCGATACACCCAAGGGGATTGCGATTACGGTGCAGGATATTACCCGTGAAACGGAACTGAATGAGGCTAAAAGTCAATTTATTAGTAATGTCTCCCACGAACTCCGCACGCCCCTGTTTAATATCAAGTCCATTATTGAGACTATTCAGGAGTTTGGGAATAATTTGTCGGTTGAAAGCCAGCAAGAATTTTTAATGACGGCTAATCAAGAGACGGATCGGCTGACGCGCTTGGTCAATGATGTCTTGGATTTAGCCCGTTTGGAATCGGGACGTTCCTATCAGTTTGAGGCGATAGATCTCAGCCAGGCCATTGAACAAACCCTACGCACCTATCAACTCAATGCCCAGAATAAGGGAATTAGTTTGGTTAAAGAGTCAACACCCGATCTCCCTCTGATTCGAGGGAACTATGATTTACTCCTACAGGTGTTCACAAACCTCGTGGGCAATGCCCTTAAATTTACCCCCGAAGGTGGGAAGGTAACGATTCGGGCCTATCATCTGCATCCCCAGGCCGATTTGGCAGGCCAGGCCGTGCGGATTGAAGTGGCAGATACGGGGATGGGCATTGCCCCAGAAGATCAACCCAAGATTTTTGAACGCTTTGTCCGGGTTGAAAACCGGGTGCATACCTTAGAAGGGACTGGACTGGGCCTCTGTATCGTCAATGATATTGTCCAAAAACACGAGTCCCAAGTCCATGTGATCAGTGAAGTGGGGGTGGGGAGTACATTTTGGTTCGATTTACCTGTTCACATCCCAGAAACGTTGGATGTAATGTTAGCTGAAGCTGCCACTGCCAAAGCCTAG
- a CDS encoding alpha/beta fold hydrolase, whose translation MTTAVQVSEDLDKYDIQLESQDWAWRSYKIHYVQKGDTGPHLLLVHGFGASTDHWRKNIAELSQHYRVWAIDLLGFGRSEKPALTYTGELWRDQLCDFCQEVIQAPVVIAGNSLGGYGALCFAVDCPDWAKGLILLNCAGPFSDEQQPEKFNLQRAILKLPFVIEIASFFLFLQMRQRAKIRQVLLKVYKDPTAVTDRLVEEIYRPAFDPGALGVFGAVFKSPPGRALDVLLGQLQTPLLLLWGQADPWMSAKKAEKLQTYYPEAQLEWVDAGHCPHDERPAEVNRIIDGWIRGLTESPT comes from the coding sequence ATGACAACGGCGGTACAGGTTTCTGAGGATTTGGACAAGTACGATATTCAGCTTGAGTCTCAGGACTGGGCCTGGCGGTCGTACAAGATTCACTATGTCCAAAAAGGAGACACTGGGCCTCATCTCTTACTGGTACATGGGTTTGGCGCATCCACGGATCACTGGCGAAAAAATATTGCCGAATTGTCGCAGCACTATCGGGTTTGGGCCATTGATTTGTTGGGGTTTGGTCGCTCCGAGAAACCTGCACTGACCTATACGGGCGAACTCTGGCGGGATCAGTTGTGCGATTTTTGCCAAGAGGTGATTCAAGCTCCGGTGGTGATTGCCGGAAATTCCCTGGGGGGCTATGGGGCCTTATGCTTTGCTGTAGATTGTCCAGATTGGGCCAAGGGTTTGATTCTTCTTAACTGTGCCGGCCCCTTCAGTGATGAACAACAGCCCGAAAAATTTAACCTGCAACGGGCGATTCTAAAACTTCCTTTTGTGATTGAAATTGCCAGCTTCTTCCTCTTCCTGCAAATGCGGCAACGGGCCAAAATTCGTCAGGTGTTACTCAAGGTTTACAAAGATCCGACCGCAGTGACCGATCGACTAGTGGAAGAAATTTATCGTCCGGCCTTTGACCCAGGGGCTTTGGGAGTTTTTGGCGCAGTCTTTAAGTCTCCCCCCGGCCGGGCCTTGGATGTGCTGCTTGGCCAATTGCAAACCCCGCTTCTCCTCCTTTGGGGCCAGGCCGATCCGTGGATGTCAGCGAAAAAGGCGGAAAAACTCCAAACCTATTACCCCGAAGCTCAATTGGAGTGGGTAGATGCGGGGCATTGCCCTCATGACGAGCGACCTGCAGAAGTCAATCGGATCATTGACGGTTGGATTAGGGGACTGACCGAATCGCCCACCTGA